One region of Quercus lobata isolate SW786 chromosome 2, ValleyOak3.0 Primary Assembly, whole genome shotgun sequence genomic DNA includes:
- the LOC115972322 gene encoding F-box/kelch-repeat protein At3g23880-like yields MASANLPKSLVEDILSRLPVKSLKRFTLDLNRETPFFNDDMQELNILGACINGVICLYDRPFLISNQHPNDDLYRIALWNPEIREFKVLPTRHVHCPSHVDHTYEGFGFGYDHKSNDYKVVRIVSFWDDSIVGPDRSPLVEVYTLSTDSWRQIDTVLDASILSDPCKSEIYLNGAYHCAEETVTAKNFDIWMMYEYGVKESWIKQFVVLYNFGSGETKNLDVRGLPDSFHALQTMTYVESLVSITNRIVFQN; encoded by the exons ATGGCGAGCGCAAATCTACCAAAAAGCTTGGTGGAAGACATCTTGTCAAGGCTTCCCGTGAAATCTCTGAAGCGATTCAC TCTTGATCTCAATCGGGAAACCCCTTTTTTCAATGATGACATGCAGGAACTGAACATATTGGGTGCCTGCATCAACGGGGTAATTTGCCTCTACGATCGTCCCTTTCTGATTTCTAATCAACATCCCAATGATGATCTCTACCGCATAGCCTTATGGAATCCAGAAATCAGAGAATTCAAGGTCCTTCCCACACGTCATGTTCATTGTCCATCTCACGTGGACCACACATATGAAGGTTTTGGATTTGGTTATGATCACAAATCTAACGACTACAAGGTGGTTAGAATCGTCTCGTTTTGGGATGATTCAATTGTAGGACCAGACCGTTCTCCTCTAGTTGAGGTTTACACACTAAGTACTGATTCTTGGAGGCAGATTGACACCGTTTTAGATGCTTCAATCTTAAGCGATCCTTGTAAATCTGAAATATACTTGAATGGAGCTTATCATTG tgcagAAGAGACTGTGACGGCAAAAAACTTTGATATATGGATGATGTATGAATATGGGGTCAAGGAGTCTTGGATCAAACAATTT GTGGTTTTGTATAACTTTGGTTCTGGAGAAACTAAGAATCTTGATGTTAGGGGGCTTCCAGACTCGTTTCATGCATTGCAGACTATGACTTATGTGGAGAGTCTAGTTTCAATCACAAATAGAATTGTGTTTCAGAATTAG